AGGAGGGAAAAGCAGTATCATTCTAACGGAATAATTTTTCTCAAATTACAGGGTTAGTTACATCTCAATTTCTCACACCTACAGCACTCGTGGGAATCCTCTGGTGTTTGTTTTCCCTTCCTACCACCTGCCTACCAACAGGCGGGCGGTAGACAGTTACTGCGGGACTGACCCATAGAAGTTGTTGTGGTTTTATCGCCAAATCACACTACATGTTTCTTCGGGGGTGCTTTCGCGAAATTTGGGCAATGGTTATGATTACAACTTCTGATGGGGTTGATAAAGACGCTTCTCACTGATATATTACACAGTGCATGGACACCGAAGCTATAAAAAAAACCATCGAAGAAATGCTCTCTCTACTCGATGTATCATACGAGTTGACTGTTGTGAATGATGAAACTACAGGGACGGTTTGTTTTCAGATAAAAACGGGAGACCCCCAGATTCTTATCGGGCGCGATGGGATGCATCTTGCGGCGTTAAGTCACGTCATAAAAAGAATTTCAGATAAGGCAACCCTGCCTGCGCCTGCCTGTGCGTATCCGCACGCAGACAGGCCGGGCGTAGCACTGCAGGCAGGCACCAACAGAAAAGAGCAAACCTCCTTCGTGATTGATGTAAACAATTATCAAGGGAAAAAAACCGAAGAACTTAAAAGTATGGCTTCAATGCTTGCAGAGCGAGCACGATATTTTAAAAGTGACGTAGAAATGAACCCCATGTCTCCTTATGAACGCATGATCATTCACTCTATTTTCTCCAATGTAAAAGATATTAAAACAGAGTCAGTGGGTGAAGGCAGGGGGCGGCACGTAGTAATTAAATATATTGCCATTGAGGAATAAGATAAAGCTTCACCAGCTTCCTAGCTTCAAGAGCTTGAAGGGAGCAACCTTAAAAGCTAACGAAGCTTAAGAAGCTACTGAAGCTCAGATCCTACTAACTTGAGACTCCATGGCGCGGAGTCTTTTTTATTGACGAACAAAAGAAATAATTCATCGGGGCTTAAAGAGAGTTTGGTCACATCAATTGATTCACCGGCAACTTTTGTAGGATTAACAAGAATTGTCGTGATTCCCGTTGCGGTGTCGATCATCCACATATCATCGGAGAACGATACAACTCCTTGGTACCAAAGGTCAGGTAAACTTCCAGAAGGAGGTGTTTGCGGGACACCGCAATATAAAATTCCTTTTTTGTGCTTACTCCACACACATTTGTCAGGAAGTGTAGTAAGTGAAAGTTTAGTTTTCGTATCTTTTGTTACATTGTATACAAAAAGATTGATACCATTGTTGCTACTTTCCGAATAGAGAACTTCTTTTCCGTCCGGACTGGTAAGCGTGGTAAGGCCATTGATTCCCCCAAGAGCCTTGGATGTCTTTCCGGTTTGAGCATCAAGGAAGTACATATACCCAGGAACTTTTTGTGACGGCTTGGTGGTGAGTGTGATAAGCTTGTCGTTTGGCCAAAAGGATAACCATTCTTTAAGCGGGGAATCTAAAAGTTGCACCTGCTTTTTGCCATCAAATCCCACCGTGATTCCTACCGAAGAATCACCCGAAGGAAGAATGTAAAACATTCGGTCACCTTTTTCTTGTGATATAGCAACGTCACTAATCTTTTCTGGCAAAAATACACCATCAGATTCAACACGCTTCCCCTCTTCTGTTGTTGTGGCATTTTTTATATCACGTAGCACCATCGAATATGTTTGTACCGTGTCGTTATTATCACCATTTAAATATCTAATTACTACCCCATTCCCTGAATTACCCCATAATGCCTCATAAATTTTTAGACGAGTCTCGTTTGAAATTCGCGTTTCTTTAAGGTCGAACATATTGGTTTCATAAATATGACCAAGACCGCGTTCTATGTAACGCACCACAACGTCTTGCGTTGTGGTGCCGACTATTTTTTTTGTAAACGCGTAAACGCCTGCAACAGGGGAGTTGTGAAGTTTGTGTAGCAATGATATTTCCTGGTTACCTTCGCCAACGATTATTCCCCCACTTGCTTCTGGATTATTTATAGGAACAACGGTGCGATTTTCTGCACCATTTCCGAATGGAAGAAACGTCCTTATCTTTTCTCCCATTACACCTCCACCATTACCACCGTACACAACCCAACCCAATATACTGATTGCAACAACAACGATTGCAACAATCGCGATAATAATTATTTTTTTTGTTTTGTTATTAGTAGTTTCCATAGTCAATCTTTTTATGTCTCTTGTTAAACGAGACTTGGGTTAATGGTGTTGAGAATAAGCCACGAAAGAAGCGCAAGAAGAAGACCCATAATGGCATTAGTAATTTTGTCTTTCGCGTCACTTTTCCCCGAGGGTGACATGCCACTCCCTATGTATTGTATCCCGCCAATGACAATCATAAGCACCGCGAGTACCCCAGCAAGCCCAATACCAGTTAGAAATACCGCACGCAAATAGGTGGACAGAGTCGGAGCACTACCTGCAGCAACGCCGGGAATTGATTCCAGGAGAGCATATGCAGAAACAATGCGTGCGCCAAATAGAAAGAGAAACGCACTCAAAAAACCAACAGATTTTTTTAGTATATTTTTTTGCTTAGTAAGATTCATAATACAGGAGAAGTGTTAAAATAAAGATTCGGTTTTACTGTAGCGCATCATAAACGAGCGTGATGCGTTCTCAAAAATATTTTCTGAATTTTTTACTGAAAGATTAATCCTCGAAGAACCTTCTGATGGAGATTCTTTGCGAAGTATAATTGAAGATCCAGATTCATTGGCAATACTTTTTCCGTTCTGTGCCCATTGGTAGACAAGTTTTCCGGTATTTTTATGTGTTTGTGAAAAAAAGAACGGTTCTCCTCGGAGTGCAATCTCATCATTTAAAAGAACGACTTCTTGGAGTAATGCATGATCGTACATAACGCCCAAAAGAGGGTTGTCTTCATAAAATTGCACTAAGGGTGAAAACGCTTTTATATAAAATCTCTTTTTTGAGCGAAGCGTATTGTTAAGACTCGAAACGTCCACGTCTATGGGGCGTTCAAAACCAATCCCATCTGGAGCTGGTGTATAGGCGTAAGATTTTCCATATCCCTGGTTAAGGATGGTTCCGTTTTGTGCTCGCCAAATATACACCAAGTTTTTTTCAGAAACAGTGTTCTTGTTGGTGTCAATAAAATTAGGCAAGGCCACAATTTTTATTTCGCTCTTGGGTGAAGGGAGTGCTTTTCCTCGATAAAACGGAGGAGTATAGGAAGAGGTTTCCCAATGCATCTCTAGTTCTATTGGTGTGACGGACACATTTTTTGATATAAAAAGACCTTCGTGCGTGCTTATGCTGATCGCGAGAGTGGTTCTGACTCCGGCGTTTTTTGTTCGAATTGTTTGTTTTATAACACCAAAGCCCGTTGCCAACGTTTTACCTCCTGATTCCCATGTTATTTTTGCGCGCTGAAGGTCTGTTTGATAGCTGATAATCTCCACCGTGACATCTTCATTAGGACCAGGATATTCAGGCGTTATTTTTACTTCCACAGACTGAGATATTTGCGCATTAACAAGCTTTTTTTGCAGAAGAGCAATCTCTTCCTCGGTCGCACCGCGCACAATTGCTTCTTGGATTTGTTTTACAATACTAGAAAGCTCCGCATTTGTTGTTTGCGCAGAACTCGCCCAAGGAACTGCAAGAAAAAACGTAATCAAAAATATCAAACCACCATATAGGGCGACTCGCGCTGATACCATTTTCGTACCCGATATTCCAAAAAATCTCATCAACTTAATTATATTAGAAAACAAGTATTTATACCAACTATTCTGTGAACAACGGAAACCCCTATATTTTCCCTTCAGCGAATTTTAGGTCCTGTTTCGCTTTCTTGATCGCAAGGATTTGAGACGGGTCGGATGTAATGATCTGGTCTTCGGTGTAGGAAGCGATGATTTTGAGGGCTACACGCTTGAGTCCAGCGATAAATATGCCTTCTCCCACATCTGACTCAAGAAGGAGGTATTTTTCTTCCTCGGTCAAATTGAACGCTTTCTGGAGCGCGTCAATGGCTGTAGGTGATTGTTTGAGGAGAAGCTGAATCGATGAGTTGGTCATAATTGCCAAACCATATGGAGAGCGAAGGAAGTCCCCCACGTCCTGCGTGATGGTAGCAACCCCTAAATAGTACTTCCTTCCTCGTTTTACAAGACCAAAGAGAAATGACGCCGTGTCCTCCGACTTCATCATCCACCACGCCTCATCGACAACCAAAAGCCTCTTGCGGAGGTTTTTACGGATAGAATTCCAGATGTGGTGGGTGATAATGTACATCGCCACAGGCTTCAATTCGTCTTCCATGTCTCGTACCGAAAACACAATGAATTTTTTATTGATATCTACGTTGGTAGGTTTATTAAGAAAACCCGACCACGTTCCCCGGGTATATTTGCTTAATTTTTGAACAAGCGATTCAGCACCTTTCATTCCAGAGAGAACCATTTCGAAGTCAGAAAGAAGCGGCGGTTCAATAGAACCGAAATCGGAATCGGCGGTGATATCTTTGAGTGCGTATGTTTCTGTAATCGCGCGATCTACAATCGCATCTTCCTCGGGAGTTAGTCCTCCCAACATGATTCTGAAAAGTCCAACGAGGGTGATGATATTGGAACGTAATATGTCTGCAGGAGATTCATCCTCACGTGGAATCGGGAGATCAAATGGATTAATGGTGTGTTCCGAGGTGAGCGAAATATTAAAATATCGACCGCCTGTTGCCTCGGCGAGGAATTCATACTCCCGTTCCGGGTCTATTACAATAACATCGGCATCAAACATGAGACTACGCAGTATCTCAAGTTTGGTCGCGTAAGATTTTCCTGAACCAGATTTTGCAAAAGTAACAGAGTTGTAGTTTTCAAGAGAAAATCTATCAAAGAGAACGAGTGATGAATTGTGGCGATTGATGCCATACAATATTCCTCGATCGGAGGTGAGGTCAAATGAAACAAATGGAAATAAGCTTGAAAGCGGGGCAGAGTTTAATTTTGAGTGTACATTCAACTCGTCTTTGTTGATGGGGATTGTGCTGGTGAACCCTTCTTCCTGTTGAAACAATGCCGGGCGCACATAAATAAGACGGGATTCAAGAATAGAACGTACTTCCGATGCCGCCTTTTTGAGGTCATCATCATCATCACCTTGTATGG
The sequence above is drawn from the bacterium genome and encodes:
- a CDS encoding R3H domain-containing nucleic acid-binding protein → MDTEAIKKTIEEMLSLLDVSYELTVVNDETTGTVCFQIKTGDPQILIGRDGMHLAALSHVIKRISDKATLPAPACAYPHADRPGVALQAGTNRKEQTSFVIDVNNYQGKKTEELKSMASMLAERARYFKSDVEMNPMSPYERMIIHSIFSNVKDIKTESVGEGRGRHVVIKYIAIEE
- a CDS encoding DUF87 domain-containing protein; translated protein: MGFFDKKKESKDLMPILPPELYETGELELRDIIAPSALKVGPQEINLGEKVMRTYFIVSYPRLLSTNWFSPIINLDKIFDISIFIHPIETAKILKKFQKKVAEVQSQINIREEKGFVRDPMLDTAYQDLESLRDKLQQAQEKIFDVGIYITIQGDDDDDLKKAASEVRSILESRLIYVRPALFQQEEGFTSTIPINKDELNVHSKLNSAPLSSLFPFVSFDLTSDRGILYGINRHNSSLVLFDRFSLENYNSVTFAKSGSGKSYATKLEILRSLMFDADVIVIDPEREYEFLAEATGGRYFNISLTSEHTINPFDLPIPREDESPADILRSNIITLVGLFRIMLGGLTPEEDAIVDRAITETYALKDITADSDFGSIEPPLLSDFEMVLSGMKGAESLVQKLSKYTRGTWSGFLNKPTNVDINKKFIVFSVRDMEDELKPVAMYIITHHIWNSIRKNLRKRLLVVDEAWWMMKSEDTASFLFGLVKRGRKYYLGVATITQDVGDFLRSPYGLAIMTNSSIQLLLKQSPTAIDALQKAFNLTEEEKYLLLESDVGEGIFIAGLKRVALKIIASYTEDQIITSDPSQILAIKKAKQDLKFAEGKI